Sequence from the Burkholderia cepacia genome:
CGGCGAAGCATTCGACACCGTTTTCGGCGAGCAGCCGCGACTGCGCGGCTACATCCTCGACGACCAGGGCGCGCTGCGCGCGCATCTCGCCGTGTTCGTCGACGGCCAGCGGATTCGTGATCGGCAACGTTTGTCCGACGCGCTTGGCCAGGAAAGCCGTGTCTACGTCGTACAGGCGCTATCAGGCGGATAAGGGGAGCCATCGTTACCCGCAGACGTAAGAGGCGCACAAATGAACGATCGACTGCTCGTCGCCACCCGCAAGGGGTTGTTCGTTCTACAGGCTGACGGCAAGGGCGGCTGGACGCTCGGTGAGCCGCATTTCGCCGGCGAGCCGGTCAGCATGGCGCTCGCCGACCCGCGCGACGGCACGCTGTATGCGGCGCTCAACCTCGGTCATTTCGGCGTGAAGCTGCATCG
This genomic interval carries:
- a CDS encoding MoaD/ThiS family protein, with translation MAHIFFAASIQRHIATPEREIDARTVGEAFDTVFGEQPRLRGYILDDQGALRAHLAVFVDGQRIRDRQRLSDALGQESRVYVVQALSGG